The nucleotide sequence CATCACCGACGCGGCCGTTGTGCACGGTCACGGCGATCGCCGACAGCCAGCGTTGTGCGCGTTTATTGTGGTCAAGGGCGCGCTACCGGGCTCGGCCGCGGCCTTGGTCCGCGACCTGAGGCGACATCTTGCCGAGTGGCTACCGGCGTACATGATCCCAGACGCGTACGTTCCGGTCGCCGCGCTTCCGCGCGACGAAACGGGCCGGGTTGCGGCGGACATGCTGCCGATGCCGCAACGTCCGCCGCTATCGGTGGCGGACGAGAACGCGGACCCAAGCCTGGTATTGGCCATCCGGGCGATGGTCGAGGAGTTTGTTGGCGTGCCGCCGATCGACGCCACGACCGACCTGCGCAGCGTCGGCATGACCTCCCTTGCGGCGGTGACGCTGCATGCCCGCGTTGCCGCCCGGTTCGGCGTCGCGCCGAACCTGTGCCAATGGCTGGACGCACCGTCCATCGCGAGCCTGTCCCACCATCTCTCGGAGGCGTTGCGCGGCGATCGCCGGAACGTCCCGCTGACAGGGGAAACAACGCCGTCATGACTCGACCGGTTTCGATCGACGCCGCGCTCCAGGATGTCCTGGACCTGGACCGCGACCGCCTCGCGCTCCTGGCCGCGACCGACCAGCCGAAGGTCGGGTACGTGTCCATTCAGACCCCAGAAGAGATTCTGCTAGCGGCCGGCGCGATCCCGTTTCGCTTGACCGGCGAGTTTAGCGCCGACCCCGACGGCGCGATAACGTACCTCGGCGGCAACTACTGCTCTTACGTGCTGAGCTGCCTCGGAGAAGGGCTCGCTGGCGTCTACGGCTTCGCCGACGCAGTGGTGTTCGTCGACGCTTGCGACATGCGCAAGCGTCTATGGGAAACCTGGGCCCGGGCCGTTCCCGGCTGCGAGAGCTGGTTCGTGGAACTCCCCAGTGATGCGAGCCCGCTGTCCAAATCGTTCTTCGCCGGCCAACTCCGCAAGCTGATCCGCCGACTGGAGCAACGCTATGGCCGGGTGGTCGGCGAGGAAGCGCTTCGCGAGGCCATCGCGCGGTGCAACCGTACGCGCGAGCTGATGCAGCAGCTCCAGGATGGCAACCGGCGCGGCCGTCCGCTGCTGACGGGGCAGCAATCGATCGCTGTGGTAAAGGCTGCGACGACTGGGCTGAAGGACGAGTTTAATGGCCGCATGGCGGCGCTTCTCGACGCGACCGCATCGCACGAGCCCCTAGCTGGGCGCCAGCGCCACCGCGTGATGATTTGCGGCAGCTATTTCGACCAGCCGGCGATCGTTGAGGTCATTGAGGCGACCGGCGCCGACGTGGTCTGCTCCGACATCAGCAACGGGGTCAAATATTTCGAAGGCCGGATCGATCCCGACAACGAGCCGGTCGCGGCCATCGCCGACTACTACCTCGAGAAGCACACAAGCGCGCGCCGTATCGATACCGACGTCCGGCTGCGCCACATGTTTGACCTGTTGCGAGACTATCGCGTGGATTCAGTTATCTACTTCGCTCTGAAGTTCTGTGACACCAACCTCCACGACTATCCCTACATCAAAGAGAAGCTGCGAGAGCGGAAAGTCCCCGTTCTGTTCATCGAAGGCGAGCACAACGGAACCAATATTGCCAGCATCAAAACACGCATCGAGACATTCCTGGAACCGCGGTTCTTCTGAGGAGGCGAGATGGACCGGGAGAGCATCGCGCAACAGCGCGCCACGCAATACGAGAACATGCTGCATCTGATCGGCCGCCAGCGGGCCCCGACAGAGGAGGCCGCATCGCTGCTCGCCACGACCCGGATGCGCTCCATCGTCAACTGCTACCGGATCGCCGAGGCCTACAAGGGTGGTTCGAAGGTTGCCTACGTGTCGGAGCAGTTCCCGACCGAGGTCGTGTTTGCCGCCGGCGCGCTGCCGTGGAATATCGAGTCGATGTCGAACATGCTCGCGCAGTCTCTCGACATCGACCACGTCTTCCGTCTTACCCAGGAGCGAGAGCTTTCCCGCGACATCTGCTCGTTCCTTCGCGGGCCATTCGGAATGATGCTCGCCGAGTGTTACCCGCGGCCTGACGTCGTGCTCACCAACGACCAGCCCTGCGAGGGGCTGCTCAAGACTATCTTCATGGCCGGCAAGCGCTACGGCACGCCGACCTTCGCGCTGCACACACCGAATCTGCTGGATAACGACGCGCTCGATTATCTCGTTCAGCAGATCGAGACAATGCTGACCCGGATCGCCGAGGTGTTTCAGGCCGAGCTCGATTCGGAGTGCCTGCGCAGCAGCGTACGGAACTCAAATCGCGCCCGTGTGTACTATCGCAAGGCGGCCCGGCTCCTGGAACGCCACGCCCTGCCCGGCGTGGCACGCGAGCTTCTGGAGATCTTCGGGATGAACTATTTCGGCGCCCCCGAAAACGTCGAGCTCTGCAAGTCCTTGTCCGAGGAGGCGGCGGTGCTGGCCGAGACCGGGGGGCCCAAGCGCCCGCGGGTGATGTGGATCGGCCAGACGCCGGGCGATACCGACGAGTTACTCCGACACTTGGACCAATCCGTCGACATTCTGTACTGGGCGGCACTGTGGGAAGCAAATTTGGCAGAGCTCGACGAGGAACAGCCGTTCCGGAGCATCGCCGAGCGGGCGATCCGTTACCATTGGAGCGCCGAGCGAATGGAACGCGACCTCGACCGCATTGCCGACACCTATGGGATCGAGGGGTTCATCATCGCCAACACCTGGGGGTGTCGAAACATGATGGCCATTGGTCCGGGGTTCCGATCCCTGGCAGCCCGCAAAGGGATCAAGCACCTGACCATCAGCATCGATCCCGTCGACCGGAACAACTACGTCTTCACCCATATCAAGAACCGCGTCGACGCATTTCTGGAGACATTGCGGTGAGCGGAGAAGCGCGATGATCACGCTCGGCATCGATATCGGCTCGCTGTCGACCAAGTCGGTCCTGATGGAGAACGACGAGGTGATGGCGTTCGACGTGGTCCTGACCGGAGGCACCAACCGGAAGGCGGCCGAAACCACTATCGAGAACGTGCTCGCCAAGTCCGGAGTGACGCGCGGCGACGTGAAATTCGTCGTCTCGACGGGCTACGGGCGGGAGAACCTGCCGTTCGCCGACAAGCACGTGTCGGAGATCACTTGTCACGGAATTGGCATGCATCTCAGGAACCCGGACATCCGAACCATATTGGAGATCGGCGGCCAGGACAGCAAGGCCATCCGGATCGACGACAGCGGGCGGGTCGAGCAGTTCGCCATGAACGACAAATGCGCTGCCGGCTGCGGACGCTTTCTCGAGGTCACCGCGCGCGCGATGGGCCTCGGTCTCGGCGAGCTTGGCGACGTATCGGCGCGCGCGAGCAATCCGCTGCGGATCAGCAGCACCTGCGCGGTGTTCGCCGAGACGGAAATCGTATCCCTCGTCGCCGTCGGAACGCCGATCCCAGACATCGTTCGCGCCGTACACGACTCGATCGCCCAGCGCGCGGTCGTGCTGCTTCGCCAGGTCGGAATCAGCGGGGCGGTCGGGATGAGCGGCGGCGTGGCACTCAACAGCGGCGTGGTCCGCGCCCTGGAAAGTAAGCTGCAGACGAACCTCTACATCGTTGACAACCCCCAGGTGCGGGGCGCGATCGGGGCCGCCTACATCGCCCAGCGGCTAGTTTAGAACATCTTGCTGCAAACGGGGGCGACGGCTTTGCGACGGAAGAGGCGGGAATGCGAAAACCGGAGTATCCGCTCGATGCCGCGAGATCGCCGGGTGCTCTTGAGCGCTGGCGGATGGGTTGGCGCGGAATGACGATTGAAAGAGAGGTCGGCGTCCTTCGGGCGCGACGCAACTCCAGCCACCGTTCGTGCGCGGTGATGTACGAGTCGACGCGCAACGACCTAAGGACAGGGTTTCGCCGCGACGCTGCGCGGGGGCGAAGCGACCGCTTGCGCGGGGACCGACCATGGCGACTGTGACGCTTCCCGGCTCGGCCGTTTCGACTCGCTATCATGCGATCGGCCGCTCAACCGTTTCCGGGATGCCGGAGTGGCAGAGGCTGGACTCGGACCTTCGCCACGGGATCGACATCGTCGCGCGGGTAATGCCGTTCCGCACCAACCGGTACGTGGTGGAGAACCTGATCGACTGGTCGCGGGTGCCAGGAGATCCGATCTTCCAGTTGGTGTTCCCGCAGCTCGGCATGCTGTCGAAGACCGATTTCGACGACGTGCGAACGCTGGTGGAGGCGGCCGCCGACGTCGAGTCGATCGGGCGTGCTGTCGAGCGGATTCGCCGCGGCCTTAACCCACATCCCGCGGGGCAGCTTACCCACAACACCGCGAAGATCGCTGGCCGGCCGCTCCCGGGCGTACAGCACAAGTACCGCGAGACTGTCGTGTTCTTTCCAGCTCAAGGGCAGACCTGCCACGCCTATTGCACCTATTGCTTCCGGTGGGCCCAATTCGTCGGCATGCCAGGAATGCGGATCGAAGCGAGGAGCACGGCCGACCTTGTCGCCTATCTCAAGGCGCACCCAGAGGTCACCGATATCCTGATCACCGGCGGCGATCCGATGATCATGGCGACCCGAACGCTTCGGCGCTATATCGAGCCACTACTCGCCCCCGAACTCGAGCACGTCCAGAACATTCGGATTGGCACCAAGTCACTCGCCTATTGGCCGCAACGCTTCGTGTCCGATGCCGACGCCGACGACTGCCTCAGGTTGTTCGGGGAGGTCGCCGCGGCGAACCGGCATCTCGCAATCATGGGACATTACACTCACCCGATCGAGCTTCAGCCTGCTCTCGCACGCGAGGCAATCCGGCGCATCCGCGACACCGGCGCCCAGGTGCGGATGCAGGCGCCGTTGATCCGTCACGTGAACGATGCTCCCGAAATATGGTCGGAGCTGTGGCGTACCGGCGTGCGGCTCGGGCTCGTCCCCTACTACATGTTCATCGAGCGCGACACCGGTCCCCACAGCTATTTCGCGGTGCCGCTCGTGCGCGCCCACGAGATCTTCCGCCGTGCCGCCGCGAGCGTCTCGGGCCTTGCGCGCTCCGCCCAAGGACCGACCATGTCCGCACTCCCCGGCAAGATCAGGATTCTGGGGGTCGTTACCCGCACCGAGCTGACCGATCGTCAAAGGACCGTGGCGTTTCGCAACGGCTCATCGTCCGCGGTCGATCCGCGCGAACAGCTGCTCGTCTGCGATTTCGTTCAGGCGAGGGATGCCAGCTTGATCCAGACGGTGTTCTTCGCTGCCTTCGACCCTGGCGCGACATGGCTCGACCAAATGCGACCGGCATTCGGGCAGGAGCGGTTTTCGTTTGAGCAAGCTGGGGAGCGCACGGCGCCGCTTCACGCGTTCACCGAATGCCTGCTGGACTAAGCCGCGCCGGCCTCGACGAGGTGATATTCGACGAGCCGTGTCAGGCCACGGCTTGATCCGGTCTTCGGCGAAGAGGGGTGATCATGTCGACCGAATTCCCCGAAATCGGCGGGACCCAGGACGTGTTCTATGGCCGCCCGCCCGCCGTGCCGCTCCCGATGATGGCGCGTGCCGAGGGCATCCGGTTCTGGGACGAGGCCGGGAAAGAATACATCGACGCCTCGTCCGGTCCCATGGTGAGCGCGCTCGGACACTGCAATCCCAACGTCGTCGCCGCAATGTCGCGCCAGGCCCTGCGGCTCGATTACGCCTACCCCCAGATCGCGCGAAGCCGGAGCAACCTCGATTACGCCGCGCGCCTGAGCGCCATGGCCGGTCCCGGGTTCGAACGGGTCAACTTTGCCTCCGGCGGCAGCGAAGCGATCGACAATGCGCTGAAGTTTGCGCGCCAATATGCGCTTGCGACCAACCAGGCGTCGCGACGCCGTATCATCTCGCTCGATCCTTCCTACCATGGGGCAACGATTGCTTCGCTGGCTGCCGGCGGCAACGACACGCTGCGACCATTTTTCGACGGATTCGCTGTGATGGCGCAAACGATCCGGGCTCCCGTGACGTATCGGCTGAATCCGGGCGAGACCCCGGAATCAAGCGCCGCAGCCAGCGCCCGGGAGCTCGAGGACACGATCGTCGCGCTCGGTCCCGAGACCGTCCTGGCGTTCCTGATCGAGCCGGTGGGTGGTGTCTCGACGGGCGCAGTGGTGCCGCCGGCGGGCTTCTTCACCGCCATCCGCGACATCTGCACCCGTCACGGCGTGTTCCTGATCTTCGACGAGGCGATCTGCGGCGCCGGCCGGACCGGGACGTTCTTCGCTGCCCATCACTGGCCGGACGTCCGGCCGGACATCATCGTCCAGGCCAAAGGCCTGGGCGCCGGCTACGCGCCGCTGGCCGCGATGCTGGTGTCGGCAACCCACGCCGACACGCTGGCGCGCCTGACCGGCTTCAATTTCAGCTATTCCTACAATGCAAACCCGGTGTCGTGCGCAGTGGGACTCGCGGTCCTCGACGAATTCGACAGGCTCGACCTTTGCGCCAATGCCATCAGGCGAGGAGCAGAGCTGCGGACCGGTCTTGAGGCGCTAAAAGAGTCCTGCCCTCTGGTTGGCGATGTTCGTGGATTGGGCATGTTGCTCGCGGTCGAACTGGTCGCAGACAAGGCGACCAAGGCCCCCTTGCAGCAGGAGTTTCGGGCGCTTGACCGGCTGCGCCGCCACGCACTCGACCTCGGCCTCCTGATCTACGCCCGTGAGACGGCGGGCGGCCGGTTTGGGCAGTGGTTCATGGTTGCCCCGCCCCTCGTGGCGACCCATGAGGATACCGACCTCATCCTGGAACGGATCGCGCGTTTGCTCGACAGGGTCGCCTCCGATGCAGTGGCCGCTCGGCTCCTTTAGATCCCATCCATGTCAATCGGCTCGGAACATTGACCCCCGATCGGCGCCCAATATTGGCTCTGACGCAATTTTGGTGCAGGCGCACTACGGGGCGCCGATTAGTCTGGCCTGAAGCAAATCGAGCTTGGCGCGTCCATACATTTGACGCTTGACGAGCTTGAGCTTTGTAATCTGGCCTTCGGTTTGTCCGTTTGACCAGGCCGACGTCATCGCGGCCCTGACTGCCGCTTTATCCTTGGCGACGCCGTTGGCGAACGATGCGACCAGGCTCGCGCTGGCTCGCGTCAACCATGGCTCAAGGTGCGGATTCCGACGAAGCCGGCCGGCGTTCCGATTTGAAGCCGGCCACTCCGAGCGGACCTCCCGGGTCAGGGTGATGGTGCCTTTCGGCGGTTGAAGGGGTCAAGCGGGATCGGGCGGCGCGTCGACGGCCCGGCGGTGGAGTGGGCCCTTTGGATCGGACAGGGTCATGCGGCCGGATTGACCATCGTCCGGGCGTGTTGGTCCTCGAACATTGCGGGGCTCAGATAGCCGAGCGCCGAATGGAGGCGCCGGCTGTTGTAGACGTCGTCGATGAAGCGGGGAAGGTCGGCGGCCACGTCCTCGAAGGTCTCGTAAGCCATCGGATAGACGGCTTCGACCTTCAGCGTTTTCATGAAGCTCTCCGCCTTGGCGTTGTCGTAGGGATTGCCGCGGCGTCCCATCGAGCCGACGAGCTCGTATTCGGCGAGCGCCGCACGGTCGAGCCTTGCTGCGTACTGGGCCCCGCGGTCGGAATGATGGACGCAACCAGGCGGGGGCTTGCGCCGCGCGACGGCCGCCTGCAGCGCCGCCAGGGTCAGGCGGGCATCGATGGTGCGGGCCATCGCAAAGCCGACGACGCGGCGCGACCATCCATCGAGGATGATGGCGACATAGACGAACCCGGCAAGGATGGGGACGTAGGTGATGTCGGCCACCCAGAGCTGGTCGGGACCGGTCGGCGTCATCTGCGCGGCGCGGTTGGGAAAGATCGGCTCGGCGTGATTGCTGTCGGTGGTCGTCACGTGACGGCGGCGAGAGCGCGGTTGGAGGTCGTGCTCGCGCATCAACCTCCTGATCTTCTTGTGGTTTACAGCCATACCCCGATGCCGGAGCGCGGCCCGGACGCGGCGCCAGCCGTAGCTCTCGAACTCCTCGCAAATGCTCGCGATGGCTTCGACGACGGCGGTATCGTCCAAGGTCCCGGAGGGCCGCTCGTAATAGGTGGAGCGCGCGATCCCCATCAGCCGGCATCCTTCGGCGACAGAGAGGCCGCAGGGCCGACAATAACGGACGTAGTCCCGCTTCTTGGCCGTGGTGCGCTTTTCAGCGCCCCCTTTAGAAACTCAAGCTCGAGCGCCTGCTTGCCGACGAGCCGCTCCAGCGCGCCGATCCGGGCTTCATAGGCCTGGATCTTGGTCGCCGCCTCGACGTCGGCATCGAAGTCCCCAGCCTCGTACTTGGCGACCCAGACCCGGATCAGGTTGCGACAGATATCATGGCGCCTGCTCAGCGCATGAAGAGTCTCTCCAGCCAGAAACTCCTGGGCAACCTGACGCTTGAACTCGACACGATGTGATCGATGCTTCGCCATGGGCTTTCTTCCTTCGAAAGCCCGGACCCGGTCAATTCACGCCGTCAAAACTGTCCGATCCAAAGGGCCCACTCCAGTCGCGGAAAATACTTGCACGCTACGCGCGGAACCCGCCGGGTGCGACCTGCCGTCATTGGCATAATATGCCATGCGTGCTATGGTCGGGCATCGGAATCGAACAGCGAGGTCCCCGTCATGCCGACACGCAATGTCGTCCTGACCGATCATCATGAAAAGGTCATCGACCGGCTGGTGAAGTCCGGCCGCTACCAGAACGCCAGCGAGGTGATGCGCGAGGGCCTGCGCATGATCGAGCAGCGGGAAGAGCGGGAGGCCGCAAAGCTCAAGGCGCTGCGCGAGGCTGCCAGCGTCGGCTTCGCCGATCTCGACGAAGGCCGGTTCGACGATGTGCCGGTCGACAGGCTGGAGGACTATATCGGCGGTCTTGGGCGTGAGGCCGCGGTGCGGGCGCGCAAAGCCAGCGCCTGACGGGATGGCCGACTTTCGCCTGTCCGCGTCGGCGCGCGCCGATCTCGTCGAGATTCTCGAATGGACGCACGAGCATTTCGGGGAGCTGGCCCGGCTGCGATACGAACGTCTGCTCATCATCGCGCTACGTGAACTGGCCACTGAGCCGGAGCGAACCGGCAGCGTCGCGCGTCCAGAACTCGGCGCGAATGTGCGAAGCTACCATCTGCGCCATAGCCGGGATCGAGCGCGACACGAGAGCGGCGTCGTTCGGCGGCCGCGTCATCTGCTGCTCTATCGCTTCGCCCGTTTGGATCTGATCGGCGTCGGGCGTGTGCTGCACGACGCTATGGAGATCGAACGGCATCTCCCGACCGACTACGGCGATGGATAGCCCGCCTCACAAGCCGAGCCCGCGCCTGCGGCCGAAGGACCAGTCGACGCCGCCATCGGCGCGGGCGACGCCCGAGATGTGCTGATCGATGTGCTTCTCGACCGAAGGCGTCCAGAGCACCAGCTTGAAGCCCAGCCCATCGCCGATCCTCGCGAAGCGGCCGGAGGACAGCGCGAAGCGCTGGCGATAGGTCCCGGCGACAAACTCGCCGCCGGCGGATTGCTGGAACGGCATGTTCATCTCGCCGGCGAGCCTCTGGCCGAGCGCGTCCAACTCGCGCTGCCGGAGCGTGCCGAGGAGGTCATATACCGCGACTCCGAAGGATTTGGATTTTTCGGTTTTCCTGGCGCGGGTTTGGTGATTCCCTGTCGGCATGGCAGGGCTGGTTCTGACGGCTGAGGACCGATCGTATTTCCTGAAGCTGATGCGCCGGCAGATCAACAGCGCGGTGCATCGGCGGGTGAACGTATTGCTGCTGCTCGACGATGGCTGGACGCCGGCGCAGATCGCCGCCGCGCTCTATCTCAACGAGAGCACGGTTCTGGAGCACCGGGCGCTTTATGCCGAGCGCGGCCGAGCCGGGGTGGAGGCGCTGGCCTATGTCGGGCGGTGCTCGCCGCTGGATGCCGCCCAGCAGGCGAAGCTGTCGGCCTGGATCGCTGACGAGGTTCCCCAGACTGCCAAGGAGGCTTGCGCCTTTGTCCGCACTTCCTTCGCGGTGGACTATACGCCCCACGCGATGGCCAAGCTCTTGCTGCGGCTCGGCTTTGTCTACAAGAAGCCGAAGTGCGTGCCGGCCAAGGCCGACGCTTTGGTGCAGCAGGCTTTCCTCGACGCTACGCTCAAGCCGCTGATGGACGCCGCCGGCCCCGAGGCGCCGCTCTATTTTGTCGACGCTGAACCGCCCCGGGTTTGCCGGAGGCTCCAACTCCTGAGAAGGTGGAGCCATGAGCAAGCAGACGAGCAGCAAGTTTTCTCCTGAGGTTCGATCGCGGGCGGTGCGGATGGTGCTGGATCACGAGCGTGAGCACCCCTCGCGCTGGGCGGCGGTGGTGTCGGTCGCCACCAAGATCGGCTGCACGCCGCAGACCCTGAACGAGTGGATCCGGAAGACCGAGGTCGACGCCGGAAAGCGGGTGGGCGTGCCCAGCGACGTCGCCGAGAAGCTCAAGGCCCTGGAGCGGGAGAACCGGGAGCTGCGGCAGGCCAACGAGATCCTGCGCAAGGCGTCGGCGTATTTTGCGATGGCGGAGCTCGACCGCCGGTCCAAGACATGATCGCGTTCATCGACGATCACCGCGAGGTCCACGGGGTCGAGCCGATCTGCAAGGTGCTGCCGATCGCCCCCTCGACCTACCATGACCATGTCGCCAAGCGGGCCGATCCGGCGAAGCTCTCGGCGCGGGCAAAGCGCGACCAGGCCTTGCGTCCTGAGATTGCCCGCGTCTTCGCCGAGAACTTCGAGGTCTATGGTGCGCGCAAGGTCTGGCGGCAGATGGTGCGCGAGGGCTTCGACGTCGCGCGCTGCACCGTCGAGCGCCTGATGCAGGACATGGGATTGCGCGGCGTCATTCGCGGCAAGCCGGTGCGGACGACGGTGCCAGACAAGGCGGCGCCGTGCCCGCTCGACCACGTCAACCGGGTGTTCCATGCTCCGGCGCCAAACATGCTCTGGCTCTCCGACTTCACTTACGTCAGCACGTGGTCGGGCTTCGTCTACGTCGCCTTCGTGATCGACGCCTACGCCCGCCGCATCGTCGGCTGGCGCGTCTGCCGCACGGCGCACGCCAGCTTCGTGCTGGATGCGCTGGAGCAGGCGCTTCATGACCGGCGGCCCGCCCGCAAGGCCGGCCTGGTGCACCATTCGGATCGCGGATCGCAATACGTCAGCATCCGCTACACCGAGCGCCTGGCCGAGGCGGGCATCGAGCCCTCGGTCGGCAGCGTCGGCGACTCCTATGACAACGCGCTCGCCGAGACCATCAATGGCCTCTACAAGGCCGAGGTTATCCATCGAAAGGAACCGTGGCGGTCGTTCGAGGCCGTCGAGTTCGCCACGCTGGAATGGGTCGACTGGTTCAACAACCGCCGCCTGCTGGCGCCGATCGGCAATATTCCGCCGGCCGAAGCCGAGGCGCGCTACTATGCCATGCTGGAAGAGACAGCGATGGCCGCGTAACTCAAGCCAAAACGCCTCCGGCAAACCCGGGGCGGTTCAGTCGCGGCCTTCGCGTCATGCAAGAGCCTTCGCCTATACAACATCGAACGAGCGGCTTGGCGCCAGGGGCGACAACATGGTTGAGCTTGATGTCTCCGGGATCAGACCCATCTTCAACAGCTCGGAAATATACATGACTATCAAATACTTCGAGAGTTGCGGGATCTTTCCCAGCCGCAGACGCGCTTTTGCCACTGCCCGCTCGAACTCGCTCGACGGAACCAGCGAGCCGGAGACCGGGTCGAGCGGCCTTTCGTATCCATGCAAAAGCGGCAGCACCGAGTGCTTTTGACTGTGCGCCGGCAACGCCCGCAACGCATTGCCGAAAGCTTCGAGCCACGCCTTGTAATCGGATATGCGCCGAACTCGGTGGCCCGACTCTTCAAGCCAACCGACCACGGTGTCGAGGGAGACGCCATCGTCGTGAGGATTGACAAGGCTGTAGGTGCGATAGCCGTATTGGTAGCCGAGGCCCAAGGTGACGATAGCGTTCGCGGTGAAATCCACCGGCAGGCCGTCATAGTGCGCCCTCGATGGCGGAATTGCCGCATCGGTGCGATAGAAGCTCCGCGGCGCCAGCGAGGTGAGTATCACGCTGAGAAGCAGGCGCGTGAACGCATCCGGCAGATTGATCTGCCCCTCGAAATCGCGGTGCGCAAGGATCATGCTCGACCGGAAGACGGTCACGGGGAGGCCGAATTTCTCGTGCGCTTCGCGCAGCAGCACCTCGCCGGACCATTTGCTGGTGGCGTAGCCGCTCGCATAGGCACGGTCGATGGTCATGCTCGCAAGCGATTGCCGGATATCTCCCTCCTCATCGAGAGCGTTGCGCCCCTCGGACGGCGCAGCGACCGCGATACTGGAGATGAAGACGAATTCCTTCAGCCGGCCGGTCAACGCCAGTTCGATCAACTCCGTTGTGCCAAGCACATTCGCGTCGAATAGCTGGCTGTAGGGCAGGATGTGGTTGACCAGGGCTCCGGCGTGGACGATCGCATCGACCTCGCCGGATAACCGCTCCCAGGTATCGTTGTCGAGGCCGAGTTGGGGGAGCGCGATGTCGCCGGCAATGACATCCAGATGCCGCGCCGACAGGCGGCGAAACTCATGTCGCAGACGCGGATCGTGTCCTTCGAAGGCACTCGCGAGCCGCTCGTAGGCTGCGGCCCTATCCTTTCCGCGAACAAGGCAGATCAGCCTTCCGCCGGTACTGGCGAGGCTGGTGAGCAGCGTCAGGCACAGGAAGCGCCCAAGAAAGCCGCTGGCGCCCGTCAGCAACACCGTCTGTCGAGCCGCATCGGAACCGGGAAGCGCGGCAGCGCGTTCAAGCACCGCCGGGGCAATAAACTTATCCAAAGTCAATTGGCTGGCATGGTAGGCGGTCGCGCCGACACCATGAACGGACGAGACGGAGAGGCGATCGGTGCCCTTCTGCCGCTTCTGCTCGATGTAATCGGCGAGGCTTTTGAGGTCCGTCCCCCGGCTGATGATCATGTCGATTGGAACCCGCGTATCGAAAGCCTCCTCAAGGACGATCGAGAGCTGGACAGCCGATAGTGAATCGCCGCCGAGATCGCGGAAGTAATCGGTGGGTTTGACGTCGATATCGGAGCTGCCAAAGATGCTTTGAACAGCTTGTTGGACGGTCTCGATGACGGTCTGCCCGCTGCGGTTCCGGTAGATATCCCGCAGCTTCTCGATCTCCCGAGACGAGATGTCGCCATGGAGCTTGTCCAGCTCGGCGGCATACCGCGCCCGGAGTTTGGGCCACATCGGCTTGCCATGGTCCGACAGCAAGCCATTCTGTTGGCTGAACGGCTCGTGCTCGATGATGAAGTCGCGCGGGATTTCGTAGGGCCTGAGCTGCTCCTTCCTGGCGATCTCCCGGAAGGATTCGTGGATCAGGCGCTTGAGCTCGTGCTCCAGCTCGGCGAACTGGCCGAGGATGTGGGCCGCAGGAACGACAACGGCAAGCAGGCTCGACCACTCGCTGCGGGCATGGATGAAGATCTGGCGAATGAGCGGACTGGCGGTGAAGACTGTTTCCAGCTTGGCCGTGGCAACGAACTCGCCCTGGGCAAGCTTGATAACGTTCTTGCGGCGATCGACGAAGTGCAATTCGCCTTCCCCGGTCTCTGCAACGATGTCGCCGGTCCGGTAGAAGCCCTCGGGGTCGAATAGCTCCTCGGCCAGGTCCGGGCGTCGGTAGTAGCCGGGGATGATCGAGGTGGTCTTAAGCAGAAGCTCGCCCCGCGGGAACGGCCGATCCGTGAGGTGATAGCCAAGCTCCGGAGCGTCGATGAGCTTGTAGTCGGTGATCGGAGGTCGCAACAGCTTGTTGTCGACCCAGATGCCGCCTGCTTCGGTGGAGCCGTAGACGTTGTGGAGCTCGACACCGAGC is from Blastochloris viridis and encodes:
- a CDS encoding 2-hydroxyacyl-CoA dehydratase subunit D, whose product is MDRESIAQQRATQYENMLHLIGRQRAPTEEAASLLATTRMRSIVNCYRIAEAYKGGSKVAYVSEQFPTEVVFAAGALPWNIESMSNMLAQSLDIDHVFRLTQERELSRDICSFLRGPFGMMLAECYPRPDVVLTNDQPCEGLLKTIFMAGKRYGTPTFALHTPNLLDNDALDYLVQQIETMLTRIAEVFQAELDSECLRSSVRNSNRARVYYRKAARLLERHALPGVARELLEIFGMNYFGAPENVELCKSLSEEAAVLAETGGPKRPRVMWIGQTPGDTDELLRHLDQSVDILYWAALWEANLAELDEEQPFRSIAERAIRYHWSAERMERDLDRIADTYGIEGFIIANTWGCRNMMAIGPGFRSLAARKGIKHLTISIDPVDRNNYVFTHIKNRVDAFLETLR
- a CDS encoding KamA family radical SAM protein, whose product is MATVTLPGSAVSTRYHAIGRSTVSGMPEWQRLDSDLRHGIDIVARVMPFRTNRYVVENLIDWSRVPGDPIFQLVFPQLGMLSKTDFDDVRTLVEAAADVESIGRAVERIRRGLNPHPAGQLTHNTAKIAGRPLPGVQHKYRETVVFFPAQGQTCHAYCTYCFRWAQFVGMPGMRIEARSTADLVAYLKAHPEVTDILITGGDPMIMATRTLRRYIEPLLAPELEHVQNIRIGTKSLAYWPQRFVSDADADDCLRLFGEVAAANRHLAIMGHYTHPIELQPALAREAIRRIRDTGAQVRMQAPLIRHVNDAPEIWSELWRTGVRLGLVPYYMFIERDTGPHSYFAVPLVRAHEIFRRAAASVSGLARSAQGPTMSALPGKIRILGVVTRTELTDRQRTVAFRNGSSSAVDPREQLLVCDFVQARDASLIQTVFFAAFDPGATWLDQMRPAFGQERFSFEQAGERTAPLHAFTECLLD
- a CDS encoding acyl-CoA dehydratase activase; the encoded protein is MITLGIDIGSLSTKSVLMENDEVMAFDVVLTGGTNRKAAETTIENVLAKSGVTRGDVKFVVSTGYGRENLPFADKHVSEITCHGIGMHLRNPDIRTILEIGGQDSKAIRIDDSGRVEQFAMNDKCAAGCGRFLEVTARAMGLGLGELGDVSARASNPLRISSTCAVFAETEIVSLVAVGTPIPDIVRAVHDSIAQRAVVLLRQVGISGAVGMSGGVALNSGVVRALESKLQTNLYIVDNPQVRGAIGAAYIAQRLV
- a CDS encoding 2-hydroxyacyl-CoA dehydratase subunit D, which codes for MTRPVSIDAALQDVLDLDRDRLALLAATDQPKVGYVSIQTPEEILLAAGAIPFRLTGEFSADPDGAITYLGGNYCSYVLSCLGEGLAGVYGFADAVVFVDACDMRKRLWETWARAVPGCESWFVELPSDASPLSKSFFAGQLRKLIRRLEQRYGRVVGEEALREAIARCNRTRELMQQLQDGNRRGRPLLTGQQSIAVVKAATTGLKDEFNGRMAALLDATASHEPLAGRQRHRVMICGSYFDQPAIVEVIEATGADVVCSDISNGVKYFEGRIDPDNEPVAAIADYYLEKHTSARRIDTDVRLRHMFDLLRDYRVDSVIYFALKFCDTNLHDYPYIKEKLRERKVPVLFIEGEHNGTNIASIKTRIETFLEPRFF